The Pseudomonas fluorescens genome segment CGCGCTCTGACCAATAGGTAATGCAGATGATTGACTGGCATATCGTGTGTGATTTCGACGGGACCATCACCCGCACCGACGTGATCGACAGCATCCTCGAACGCTTCGCCGACCCGAGTTGGGAAACGATCGAAAACCAGTGGCTGGCCGGTGAAATCGGTTCCCGTGAATGCCTCAGCCGCCAGCTCTCGCTGGTCAAGGCCACGCCCGGCCAATTGCTGGAGTTCTTCGACAGCATCGAGATCGATCCGGACTTCCCCGACTTCGTCGACCACGCCATCGGCCTGGGCGCTTCGTTCGAAGTGGTCAGCGACGGCATCGAGCAAGGCATCGCGCGGATCCTGTCGCGCAACTACGTGACCCTGCTGCCGATTCTCGCCAACCGCCTGCGACAGCTCGATCACGAAAGCTGGCGCATCGACTTTCCGCATTCCAGCGACGCCTGCCGCGCAGCGTCCGGCAACTGCAAATGCAAATCCACGCCGGGCAACAAACGGGTGCTGGTGA includes the following:
- a CDS encoding HAD-IB family phosphatase, with amino-acid sequence MIDWHIVCDFDGTITRTDVIDSILERFADPSWETIENQWLAGEIGSRECLSRQLSLVKATPGQLLEFFDSIEIDPDFPDFVDHAIGLGASFEVVSDGIEQGIARILSRNYVTLLPILANRLRQLDHESWRIDFPHSSDACRAASGNCKCKSTPGNKRVLVIGDGQSDMCVSSTADFVFAKGRLAEYCERNAIPYARFDSFAELPALLALLPKASAANATTFNTETQELFHHV